In Harpia harpyja isolate bHarHar1 chromosome 12, bHarHar1 primary haplotype, whole genome shotgun sequence, a single window of DNA contains:
- the MFSD1 gene encoding major facilitator superfamily domain-containing protein 1 isoform X4 encodes MAEDERALLGSAAAGEEEEEEDGGGSPRPLRALPAVCDPRRLPHRLLVLALMCFLGFGSYFCYDNPAALQTQVQRDMKVNTAQFMALYAWYSWPNVVLCFFGGFLIDRVFGIRLGTIIFSIFVCVGQVIFALGALLNTFWLMDMGRFVFGIGGESLAVAQNTYAVSWFKGKELNLVFGLQLSMARIGSTVNMNIMGWIYSRVQDLLGYTGPSTLGLTLMIGGITCLFSLTCALILAYLDKRAEKLLCKEQGKTGEVIKLTDVKDFSFSLWLIFVICVCYYAAVFPFIGLGKVFFIEKFRFSSQEASAINSIVYIISAPMSPVFGLLVDKLGKNIIWVLCAVITTLASHIMLAFTFWNPWIAMCLLGLAYSLLACALWPMVAFVVPEHQLGTAYGFMQSIQNLGLAIIAIAAGMILDTRGYLFLEVFFSACVCLSLVAVVMLYFVNHLTGGDLNWSAKKREELQKVAATE; translated from the exons ATGGCGGAGGACGAGCGGGCGCTGctgggctccgccgccgccggcgaggaggaggaggaggaggatggcggcGGTTCTCCGCGTCCTCTCCGTGCCCTGCCCGCCGTCTGCGATCCGCGGCGTTTGCCGCACCGCCTCCTTGTCCTGGCGCTCATGTGCTTCCTGGGCTTcg GCAGCTACTTCTGCTATGATAACCCGGCGGCTCTCCAAACGCAGGTTCAACGG GATATGAAGGTGAACACAGCTCAGTTCATGGCACTCTATGCGTGGTATTCCTGGCCCAACGTGGTTCTTTGCTTCTTCGGAGGTTTTCTGATAGACAGAGTGTTTGGAATACG GTTGGGGACTATAATATTTAGTATCTTTGTTTGTGTCGGGCAG GTGATCTTTGCTTTGGGAGCACTACTTAATACTTTCTGGCTGATGGACATGGGCAGATTCGTATTTGG AATAGGTGGAGAGTCCTTAGCGGTGGCACAAAACACGTATGCAGTCAGTTGGTTTAAAGGCAAGGAGTTAAATCTTGTGTTTGGATTACAGCTAAGCATGGCCAGAATT GGGAGCACAGTGAACATGAATATCATGGGATGGATATATTCTAGAGTTCAAGATCTTCTGGGGTATACTGGTCCCAGTACTCTTGGGTTAACTCTCATGATAG GTGGTATAACATGTCTCTTTTCACTGACCTGTGCTTTAATCCTTGCTTATCTGGACAAGAGAGCAGAGAAGCTCCTTTGTAAAGAGCAAGGGAAAACGG GTGAAGTGATTAAGCTAACTGATGTGAAGgacttctctttctccttgtgGCTTATATTTGTAATCTGTGTCTGTTACTATGCagcagtttttcctttcattgGACTTGGAAA ggttTTCTTTATTGAGAAATTCAGATTCTCATCTCAAGAAGCAAGTGCAATTAACAG TATTGTGTATATCATATCGGCACCCATGTCCCCAGTCTTTGGACTCCTGGTGGATAAACTTGGGAAGAATATTATCTGGGTTTTATGTGCTGTGATAACTACACTTGCTTCTCATATTATGTTGGCTTTTACCTTCTGGAACCCCTGGATAGCAATG TGTTTGCTAGGACTGGCCTACTCGCTGCTTGCCTGTGCCCTGTGGCCCATGGTGGCCTTTGTTGTTCCAGAACACCAGCTGGGAACTGCTTACGGCTT TATGCAGTCTATCCAGAATCTTGGTCTGGCAATTATTGCTATAGCAGCTGGGATGATTCTGGACACAAGAGGATACTTATTTCTTGAAGTCTTCTTCAGTGCTTGTGTTTGCT tGTCACTAGTTGCTGTTGTCATGCTGTACTTTGTCAATCACCTCACAG GTGGTGATCTCAACTGGTCtgcaaagaaaagggaagaacTGCAAAAAGTAGCTGCAACTGAGTAA
- the MFSD1 gene encoding major facilitator superfamily domain-containing protein 1 isoform X2, with product MAEDERALLGSAAAGEEEEEEDGGGSPRPLRALPAVCDPRRLPHRLLVLALMCFLGFGSYFCYDNPAALQTQVQRDMKVNTAQFMALYAWYSWPNVVLCFFGGFLIDRVFGIRLGTIIFSIFVCVGQVIFALGALLNTFWLMDMGRFVFGIGGESLAVAQNTYAVSWFKGKELNLVFGLQLSMARIGSTVNMNIMGWIYSRVQDLLGYTGPSTLGLTLMIGGITCLFSLTCALILAYLDKRAEKLLCKEQGKTGEVIKLTDVKDFSFSLWLIFVICVCYYAAVFPFIGLGKVFFIEKFRFSSQEASAINSIVYIISAPMSPVFGLLVDKLGKNIIWVLCAVITTLASHIMLAFTFWNPWIAMCLLGLAYSLLACALWPMVAFVVPEHQLGTAYGFMQSIQNLGLAIIAIAAGMILDTRGYLFLEVFFSACVCLSLVAVVMLYFVNHLTGGDLNWSAKKREELQKVAATEAEEQERLRRQNEDDLAKLRPKADEFSLRNKYLSKLGAQK from the exons ATGGCGGAGGACGAGCGGGCGCTGctgggctccgccgccgccggcgaggaggaggaggaggaggatggcggcGGTTCTCCGCGTCCTCTCCGTGCCCTGCCCGCCGTCTGCGATCCGCGGCGTTTGCCGCACCGCCTCCTTGTCCTGGCGCTCATGTGCTTCCTGGGCTTcg GCAGCTACTTCTGCTATGATAACCCGGCGGCTCTCCAAACGCAGGTTCAACGG GATATGAAGGTGAACACAGCTCAGTTCATGGCACTCTATGCGTGGTATTCCTGGCCCAACGTGGTTCTTTGCTTCTTCGGAGGTTTTCTGATAGACAGAGTGTTTGGAATACG GTTGGGGACTATAATATTTAGTATCTTTGTTTGTGTCGGGCAG GTGATCTTTGCTTTGGGAGCACTACTTAATACTTTCTGGCTGATGGACATGGGCAGATTCGTATTTGG AATAGGTGGAGAGTCCTTAGCGGTGGCACAAAACACGTATGCAGTCAGTTGGTTTAAAGGCAAGGAGTTAAATCTTGTGTTTGGATTACAGCTAAGCATGGCCAGAATT GGGAGCACAGTGAACATGAATATCATGGGATGGATATATTCTAGAGTTCAAGATCTTCTGGGGTATACTGGTCCCAGTACTCTTGGGTTAACTCTCATGATAG GTGGTATAACATGTCTCTTTTCACTGACCTGTGCTTTAATCCTTGCTTATCTGGACAAGAGAGCAGAGAAGCTCCTTTGTAAAGAGCAAGGGAAAACGG GTGAAGTGATTAAGCTAACTGATGTGAAGgacttctctttctccttgtgGCTTATATTTGTAATCTGTGTCTGTTACTATGCagcagtttttcctttcattgGACTTGGAAA ggttTTCTTTATTGAGAAATTCAGATTCTCATCTCAAGAAGCAAGTGCAATTAACAG TATTGTGTATATCATATCGGCACCCATGTCCCCAGTCTTTGGACTCCTGGTGGATAAACTTGGGAAGAATATTATCTGGGTTTTATGTGCTGTGATAACTACACTTGCTTCTCATATTATGTTGGCTTTTACCTTCTGGAACCCCTGGATAGCAATG TGTTTGCTAGGACTGGCCTACTCGCTGCTTGCCTGTGCCCTGTGGCCCATGGTGGCCTTTGTTGTTCCAGAACACCAGCTGGGAACTGCTTACGGCTT TATGCAGTCTATCCAGAATCTTGGTCTGGCAATTATTGCTATAGCAGCTGGGATGATTCTGGACACAAGAGGATACTTATTTCTTGAAGTCTTCTTCAGTGCTTGTGTTTGCT tGTCACTAGTTGCTGTTGTCATGCTGTACTTTGTCAATCACCTCACAG GTGGTGATCTCAACTGGTCtgcaaagaaaagggaagaacTGCAAAAAGTAGCTGCAACTGA
- the MFSD1 gene encoding major facilitator superfamily domain-containing protein 1 isoform X3, with product MAEDERALLGSAAAGEEEEEEDGGGSPRPLRALPAVCDPRRLPHRLLVLALMCFLGFGSYFCYDNPAALQTQVQRDMKVNTAQFMALYAWYSWPNVVLCFFGGFLIDRVFGIRLGTIIFSIFVCVGQVIFALGALLNTFWLMDMGRFVFGIGGESLAVAQNTYAVSWFKGKELNLVFGLQLSMARIGSTVNMNIMGWIYSRVQDLLGYTGPSTLGLTLMIGGITCLFSLTCALILAYLDKRAEKLLCKEQGKTGEVIKLTDVKDFSFSLWLIFVICVCYYAAVFPFIGLGKVFFIEKFRFSSQEASAINSIVYIISAPMSPVFGLLVDKLGKNIIWVLCAVITTLASHIMLAFTFWNPWIAMCLLGLAYSLLACALWPMVAFVVPEHQLGTAYGFMQSIQNLGLAIIAIAAGMILDTRGYLFLEVFFSACVCLSLVAVVMLYFVNHLTGGDLNWSAKKREELQKVAATEKEI from the exons ATGGCGGAGGACGAGCGGGCGCTGctgggctccgccgccgccggcgaggaggaggaggaggaggatggcggcGGTTCTCCGCGTCCTCTCCGTGCCCTGCCCGCCGTCTGCGATCCGCGGCGTTTGCCGCACCGCCTCCTTGTCCTGGCGCTCATGTGCTTCCTGGGCTTcg GCAGCTACTTCTGCTATGATAACCCGGCGGCTCTCCAAACGCAGGTTCAACGG GATATGAAGGTGAACACAGCTCAGTTCATGGCACTCTATGCGTGGTATTCCTGGCCCAACGTGGTTCTTTGCTTCTTCGGAGGTTTTCTGATAGACAGAGTGTTTGGAATACG GTTGGGGACTATAATATTTAGTATCTTTGTTTGTGTCGGGCAG GTGATCTTTGCTTTGGGAGCACTACTTAATACTTTCTGGCTGATGGACATGGGCAGATTCGTATTTGG AATAGGTGGAGAGTCCTTAGCGGTGGCACAAAACACGTATGCAGTCAGTTGGTTTAAAGGCAAGGAGTTAAATCTTGTGTTTGGATTACAGCTAAGCATGGCCAGAATT GGGAGCACAGTGAACATGAATATCATGGGATGGATATATTCTAGAGTTCAAGATCTTCTGGGGTATACTGGTCCCAGTACTCTTGGGTTAACTCTCATGATAG GTGGTATAACATGTCTCTTTTCACTGACCTGTGCTTTAATCCTTGCTTATCTGGACAAGAGAGCAGAGAAGCTCCTTTGTAAAGAGCAAGGGAAAACGG GTGAAGTGATTAAGCTAACTGATGTGAAGgacttctctttctccttgtgGCTTATATTTGTAATCTGTGTCTGTTACTATGCagcagtttttcctttcattgGACTTGGAAA ggttTTCTTTATTGAGAAATTCAGATTCTCATCTCAAGAAGCAAGTGCAATTAACAG TATTGTGTATATCATATCGGCACCCATGTCCCCAGTCTTTGGACTCCTGGTGGATAAACTTGGGAAGAATATTATCTGGGTTTTATGTGCTGTGATAACTACACTTGCTTCTCATATTATGTTGGCTTTTACCTTCTGGAACCCCTGGATAGCAATG TGTTTGCTAGGACTGGCCTACTCGCTGCTTGCCTGTGCCCTGTGGCCCATGGTGGCCTTTGTTGTTCCAGAACACCAGCTGGGAACTGCTTACGGCTT TATGCAGTCTATCCAGAATCTTGGTCTGGCAATTATTGCTATAGCAGCTGGGATGATTCTGGACACAAGAGGATACTTATTTCTTGAAGTCTTCTTCAGTGCTTGTGTTTGCT tGTCACTAGTTGCTGTTGTCATGCTGTACTTTGTCAATCACCTCACAG GTGGTGATCTCAACTGGTCtgcaaagaaaagggaagaacTGCAAAAAGTAGCTGCAACTGA